From Verrucomicrobiota bacterium:
GTCGAAACGAATTCTAAATGAGTTGTTTCACGAAACGCTGTTGCACGTGGATGCTGAAAGTTATTCTTTTTACTATAGCATCGACGATGGACCAGGCGTGGTAAGTAAAGATGCGGTATCCAACTACCTTGGGACCGTTAAACTACACCCTATAACAGTGGGTGGCCTGACGTGTATCGAATGGGCTTCGGATTATGAGTCCCGGGATCCTAATGCTGTCGCGGAGTTCTGTAATCCGATTTACAACGCATTGTTGGTGAGTCTGAAAAATCATTTCGCCTGAGCCAGTGTTTTGACCTGAAGTAACCAGCACCTGAAAATGGAGATTCGGTACTTTATTGGTTCTGCAACATATAATCCACGGCCAAGTGTGACATCGCTCGGACTCCGGTTATCATGGCGTCATCATCGACCAGAAAAAGAGGTGAGTGGTTGACCCCTGCGGTCTCAAGATCCACCCCCTCCGGTGTCACTCCTAAAAAGAAAAACATGCCCGGAATTTCTTTCTGAAAGAATGAGAAATCCTCAGCTCCGGTGGTCATGATACTTTCAAGCAGTTTACCTTCACCCGCAACCCGGTAGAGGGTTGGGGTCATAGCGGTTGTGAGTTCAGGGTGGTTGATTGTCGGCGAGTAGCCGGTATCTGAGCCAATGTAGACCTCCGCAGTAGCTCCGGCACTTTCAGCAATTTTTTCCGCAGTACGGGTTACTCTTTCGTGGTAGGCTGCACGAACAGCGTGGTCAAAAGTGCGGATGGTCCCGGTCATAACAACCTGATCTGGTATGATGTTGTTTCTGTCTCCAGCCTGTATCGTACCAATCGAAACTAAGGAAGGACTTTCGAGTATCGGAACTTGGCGACTTGCCACCGTCTGAAGACCCAGAATGATCTGCGCTGAAATGGTAATCGGATCAATCCCTCCCCAGGGTATAGCGGCATGGGTCTGTTTTCCTGTGACCGTGATGCGGAGAAAATCTGAGCTGGCCATGATGGGTCCCGGTTTGACGAGTAGAGTGCCTGATTCACCTGGGCGAACATGGAGCCCGAAAATGGCATTTACTTTCGGGTTTTGTAGCACCCCTTCCTGAATCATTTGTTGAGCACCCCATATAGTGGCCGGCCAGGCGCCTTCTTCCGCAGGTTGGAAAATCATTTTTACTGTTCCAGGTAAATCTTCTCGAATTCTCGCGAGCACTTCAGCTGCTCCCATGGCAATTGCCACATGGGCATCGTGTCCACAGGCATGCATTACGCCGACTTCCTTACCATCGTACTCGGTCCTCACTTTGGATGCATAAGGAAGGCCTGTTTTTTCGGTTACCGGTAATGCATCCATGTCGGCTCTCAGAGCGACAACCGGTCCTGGCTTTCCACCTTTGAGGACCCCCACAACTCCAGTTACGGCTACATTGGTTTGAACATCGAACCCCAGATTTCGCAAGTGTTCAGCTACTTTGGCCGCTGTTTGAAATTCCTGATTTGAAAGCTCCGGGTTTTCATGGATCTCGTGTCTCCATTGAATGACTTGTGGAGCCACTTCACTGGCCAGTTCATCGACCTGCTGACTGAGTCCAGCTGATAGAATAGTGGGCAACAACAAGATGAGGACTGAGCACTGTTTCATTTGGTCAAGCTATGAGGAAGGTTTGAATGCAACAAACAGAAAATAGTTGAAACATATTATTCTGGAGATTTTGTGTCTCGGATGATGATTGTTTGTTACGAATCTGAAACATTCCTGTTACATAATATTTTCTTGATTGTGACACCGGAATCAAAATTATTTGACATAATCCGTTGCTTTTAAATCTAACAATATAACTGAACTATGCTTGCTTGTTTATTATCCTTTGGGCGCCGCGATGTGTGTATGCCTGTATTAATGCTATTGGCTATTTCCGGTACTTGGCTCTCGGCTGAGCCGGATTACGATGAAATCTGGAGTAACGCCAAACTCTACGAGAACGCGGACAACCCTTTCATGCAGAATCTTGCATTGAGTGGACGTTTACAATGGGAGGCTTACTCCTTCGATTCCGATCAAGGAAACGCAAATGACACGTTGTGGCGTCGTTTTCGCTTTGGCTTCAAATCAACGGTCTTCGAAAATTGGACACTTCACTCAGAAGCAGATCTGGACCTCAACGGTGGCAAATTTTATAACCGTCTTACGGATACCTACATGTCGCGATCCCTTGGGAATGCGACCATCAAGATAGGAAAACAGTCAGCTGGATTTACGCTCGATGGAGCGACTTCATCCAAAAGTCTTATTACTCTTCAACGGAGCAACCTGACCAACAATTTGTGGTTTACTGCTGAGTATTTTACTGGGGTGAGTGTGTCCGGAGAATCGGACGATGGATGGCTCTACGATGCGGGCGTGTTCTCAACGGATGGCAACGGGGAACTAAGCCATTTTGATGCCGGCTACTTTGGCCTGGTTTCGGTAGGTCGAGATTTCTCTGAAAGCGTTGGAATCGACAGCGCGTTGATTCGTTTGGATATTGTTGAAAACGAAA
This genomic window contains:
- a CDS encoding SRPBCC family protein, with translation MMSCYHSAVLNASIEKVWSTISNFHDMNWAEGVITSVTPVGDLDGTEVGSKRILNELFHETLLHVDAESYSFYYSIDDGPGVVSKDAVSNYLGTVKLHPITVGGLTCIEWASDYESRDPNAVAEFCNPIYNALLVSLKNHFA
- a CDS encoding amidohydrolase, with protein sequence MKQCSVLILLLPTILSAGLSQQVDELASEVAPQVIQWRHEIHENPELSNQEFQTAAKVAEHLRNLGFDVQTNVAVTGVVGVLKGGKPGPVVALRADMDALPVTEKTGLPYASKVRTEYDGKEVGVMHACGHDAHVAIAMGAAEVLARIREDLPGTVKMIFQPAEEGAWPATIWGAQQMIQEGVLQNPKVNAIFGLHVRPGESGTLLVKPGPIMASSDFLRITVTGKQTHAAIPWGGIDPITISAQIILGLQTVASRQVPILESPSLVSIGTIQAGDRNNIIPDQVVMTGTIRTFDHAVRAAYHERVTRTAEKIAESAGATAEVYIGSDTGYSPTINHPELTTAMTPTLYRVAGEGKLLESIMTTGAEDFSFFQKEIPGMFFFLGVTPEGVDLETAGVNHSPLFLVDDDAMITGVRAMSHLAVDYMLQNQ
- a CDS encoding porin, which translates into the protein MLACLLSFGRRDVCMPVLMLLAISGTWLSAEPDYDEIWSNAKLYENADNPFMQNLALSGRLQWEAYSFDSDQGNANDTLWRRFRFGFKSTVFENWTLHSEADLDLNGGKFYNRLTDTYMSRSLGNATIKIGKQSAGFTLDGATSSKSLITLQRSNLTNNLWFTAEYFTGVSVSGESDDGWLYDAGVFSTDGNGELSHFDAGYFGLVSVGRDFSESVGIDSALIRLDIVENEKHAKANTRSFGEVISLVSKWEDGNWGLWTDLSFGDGHKGQSDLWGFSAMPFFYLNEKLQLVFRYTHMGSDNPNGVRLGRYESSVVSGRGDQYDELYAGFNVFFYGHKLKWQTGVKSTKMKDSAKDGGEYTGGLGVTTGLRISW